One region of Alosa sapidissima isolate fAloSap1 chromosome 1, fAloSap1.pri, whole genome shotgun sequence genomic DNA includes:
- the adcyap1b gene encoding adenylate cyclase activating polypeptide 1b isoform X1, with translation MAKSSKATLALLIYGIIMHFSVHCTPIGLTYPKIRLENDVFDEDGNSLSDLAFDTDQIAIRSPVTDDVYTLYYPPEKRTERQADGELDRALRDILVELSARKYLHSLMAVHVGGGSSMEEDSEPLSKRHSDGIFTDSYSRYRKQMAVKKYLAAVLGRRYRQRFRNKGRRFSYL, from the exons ATGGCCAAGTCTAGTAAAGCGACTTTAGCGTTGCTTATCTACGGAATCATAATGCACTTCAGTGTCCACTGCACGCCCATCGGGCTCACCTACCCCAAAATTAG ACTTGAAAATGATGTATTTGACGAAGACGGGAACTCATTAAGCGATTTGGCGTTTGACACAGATCAGATTGCCATACGAAGCCCTGTCACGGACGATGTTTACACGCTATACTATCCTCCGGAAAAGAG AACGGAAAGACAAGCAGATGGTGAATTAGATAGAGCCTTGAGGGACATCCTGGTTGAGTTATCAGCAAGAAAATATCTGCATTCTCTGATGGCAGTTCATGTAGG CGGAGGAAGCAGCATGGAAGAGGATTCGGAACCCTTATCAAAAAGACATTCGGACGGGATCTTCACCGACAGCTACAGTCGTTACCGAAAACAGATGGCCGTCAAAAAATATCTTGCAGCAGTCTTGGGGAGAAGGTACAGACAGAGATTTAGAAACAAAGGACGTCGGTTTTCCTATTTGTAG
- the adcyap1b gene encoding adenylate cyclase activating polypeptide 1b isoform X2, translating into MAKSSKATLALLIYGIIMHFSVHCTPIGLTYPKIRLENDVFDEDGNSLSDLAFDTDQIAIRSPVTDDVYTLYYPPEKSGGSSMEEDSEPLSKRHSDGIFTDSYSRYRKQMAVKKYLAAVLGRRYRQRFRNKGRRFSYL; encoded by the exons ATGGCCAAGTCTAGTAAAGCGACTTTAGCGTTGCTTATCTACGGAATCATAATGCACTTCAGTGTCCACTGCACGCCCATCGGGCTCACCTACCCCAAAATTAG ACTTGAAAATGATGTATTTGACGAAGACGGGAACTCATTAAGCGATTTGGCGTTTGACACAGATCAGATTGCCATACGAAGCCCTGTCACGGACGATGTTTACACGCTATACTATCCTCCGGAAAAGAG CGGAGGAAGCAGCATGGAAGAGGATTCGGAACCCTTATCAAAAAGACATTCGGACGGGATCTTCACCGACAGCTACAGTCGTTACCGAAAACAGATGGCCGTCAAAAAATATCTTGCAGCAGTCTTGGGGAGAAGGTACAGACAGAGATTTAGAAACAAAGGACGTCGGTTTTCCTATTTGTAG